A genomic window from Cytobacillus suaedae includes:
- a CDS encoding glycerophosphodiester phosphodiesterase — translation MNILKKIGRSKSFRIALLLFIFIYINNSSIFVNHETSDPLLLAHRGLAQTFSFDDIKNDTCTAARIYSPEHHYLENTITSMEAAFDAGADIVELDIQPTSDGQFAVFHDWTLDCRTNGTGVTREHTMAELKSLDIGYGYTADNGKTYPFRGKGQGLMPSLDEVLSYFPDQSFLIHIKSNDPNEGLQLAQYLADLSPEQLSLLSVYGGDNPIAILKQQMPALRVMSKATMKDCLIPYFATGWTGIVPSNCKNTQLHLPENIAPWIWGWPHKFVSRMENEGTRVIVVAGDGGFSEGFDQKEDLERLPEQYFGGIWTNRIDIVAPLLNKME, via the coding sequence ATGAACATTCTAAAAAAAATTGGAAGAAGCAAATCCTTCCGAATTGCCTTGTTGTTATTTATTTTTATATACATAAACAATAGTTCAATCTTTGTAAATCATGAAACTAGTGACCCACTATTACTGGCACACCGTGGTTTAGCTCAAACTTTCTCATTTGATGATATTAAAAATGATACTTGCACAGCTGCACGAATTTATTCACCTGAACACCACTATCTTGAAAATACAATTACATCAATGGAGGCTGCCTTTGATGCAGGGGCTGATATTGTTGAACTAGATATTCAACCAACTAGTGATGGTCAATTTGCTGTTTTCCACGACTGGACACTCGATTGTCGAACAAATGGAACGGGTGTAACTAGGGAACATACGATGGCAGAACTAAAGTCACTTGATATCGGATATGGGTATACGGCTGATAATGGAAAAACCTATCCCTTTCGAGGTAAAGGGCAGGGGTTAATGCCCTCTTTAGATGAAGTATTAAGCTACTTTCCTGATCAATCTTTCTTAATTCATATAAAGAGTAATGACCCGAATGAAGGACTACAGCTTGCTCAGTACCTTGCAGACCTTTCACCAGAGCAGTTATCATTGTTGTCAGTCTATGGTGGAGATAATCCAATTGCGATATTAAAACAACAAATGCCTGCACTTCGTGTTATGTCTAAAGCAACAATGAAGGATTGCTTAATACCATATTTTGCAACAGGCTGGACTGGAATTGTGCCTTCTAATTGCAAAAATACACAGTTGCATTTACCTGAAAATATTGCGCCATGGATATGGGGATGGCCTCATAAGTTTGTATCACGTATGGAAAATGAGGGCACAAGAGTTATAGTAGTTGCTGGAGACGGTGGATTCTCAGAAGGCTTTGATCAAAAAGAGGATCTTGAACGACTACCTGAACAATACTTCGGTGGAATATGGACAAATCGAATTGATATTGTTGCTCCTCTTCTAAACAAAATGGAATAG